The DNA sequence AACTTGGAATATATCTCTTTTGTCTGAGGATGGGATTTGTCACCGACAATAAACTCATGAAGCATACCTCTGTGCTCTATGGTACTGCATCCTGGGTCCTTTTTGACACCTCTctttttcatcatttctcttacCTGTGAAACTTTCTCCCACTGATCAGCTGCAGCATACATGTTAGAGAGCACAACGTAGCATCCAATAGTATCTGGAGACACCTCTATCAAATGTTGAGCTGCATAATCACCAATTTCAACATTTCCATGGATCCGGGCACCGCTAAGTAAACTCATCCAAATAACTTTGTTTGGTTTCATTGGCATACTCCCAATGACATTCTTTGCCTCGTCCAAACAGCCAGCTCGACATAAAATGTCTACAAAGCAACCATAGTGCTCAATTGTGGGTTCAATTCCATAATCCTTTATCATCATATTGAAATAGTAACGTCCAAGATCGACCAATCCAGCATGGCTACATGCATTCAAGATTCCAACAAAAGTTATAGCATGAGGCTCCATCCCATTTTTGCGCATTTCCAGAAACAGCTGAAGAACCTGGTCAGCCATACCATGCATTCCTAAACCAACAATTATAGCCGTCCAATGCCCCACTTTCTTCCTCTGTATACCTCGAAACACAGCCATTGCACTGTCAATGCTTCCACACTTATAATACATTTCTATTAATGACGTACCAAGCACACCATCCAATTCAAACCCATGTTTCACCATCACACAATGAACCAATCTCCCCTTACTTAAAGCGGCTAATCCCGAAACAGCAGAAAGCACACTGACCAATGTAGCAGGAGTAGGCCTAAGATCCTCTTCCAAAATCTCTCGAAACAACTCCAACGCTTCCGCAAACCTCCCATTAAACTCATAACCAGCAATCATCGAATTCCATGTTATCACATCTCTAGTCAACATCTGACTAAACAACTCCCTCGCCGTCTCAAAGTCCCTAGCTTTCATGTACCCATTGATCATGGCATTCCAGGAAACCAAATTTTTATCCGGCATCCTATCAAAAACCTCCCTAGCCTTCTCTACATTCCCACATTTCGACAAGCCATCAACCAAAACCGTCCACGAAAACGAATCCCTCTCCTCCATCTGATCAAACAACTCCACCGCAACATCAACTCTCCCACATCTAGCGTACCCATCAATCAAAGAATTCCACGCCACCAAATCCCTCTCAcgcatttcatcgaacaccttgCGCGCAAACTCAATCTCTCCACATTTGGAGTACATACTCACCAAGCTGCTCTGCACAAACTTATCCAATCCCAGCCCAATTTTCAAGCCCAGCCCGTGAATCTGCCTCCCTTCCTCCACCGCATTCAGCCTCGCACAGCCCTTGATCACACACGGCAACGTGAAGTTATCCGGCGCGTGGTGGCGGACCAAGTCGCGGAACAAAACGACGGCGTCGTGGGAGCGTTGGTTGGTGACGTGGGATTTGATGAGGACGTTCCAGGAGACCAAGTTGGGGTCTTGGATTTGGGTGAAGACGGAGCGGGCGTAGGTGAGGTGGTTGATTTTGGGGTCGGCGTAGAGAGAGAAGAGGCGGGAAGCGATTAAAGGGTTGGTGAAAGCTCCAGTCTTGAGGGACAGGGCGTGGAGCTGGGTTGCTTCTTGTAGGGTTTTGCAGCTCTGGAGGAGAGAAAAGGAGAGGTTTTGGGGagagagtggtggtggtggtggagggagGAAGTGAGAGGGTGTGAGCTGCAGCATTGCTTTCGGTTTCAGGAGTTTACAAGTGGATTAGATAGTGAACAGAGGACCATGGGGTCAGTCCATGGTTTACTgataaaggtttttttttttttttttgactttgtcaaaggGAACTCAAAGTCTTCCTAAACACAAGATAAATCACTTCAGCGCATTTGAAATGATCCAActatgcattgcagcacagtgtctgGCTACTGCTACGCGGAATAGTCTTCTAGAAGTCACCTGAAAAATGATATCAGTTTATCAGAGTTGAAGGTGACTCCAAATTGGTAATTGATTAGGAAAGTGTGATGTTCCTTTGGTAATTTAGAGACATCATCAACATGAAAGATAATTTCTCATATATCTCTTTTGACCATATCTTGAAAGAAGCTAATTTTATAGTGGATGCGGATGCGGAAGTCAGTCATTCATTGCAAGCCGGTCGAGTTTGGGATAATGGATCACCATTATTGGCTCTACCAGCATTTAAATTCTATTTGTTTGGTTCTGGATGCCTAAGGAGCTTTTGTTTCTAATTTTGTAATAGTCTTTTCttctaaataaaaaaagatataCTAAACAATGCATTTTCTCGTTGTTTTTTCTTGAGTTTTCAAcagcaaaagaaaactaattagAAGTTTATTCTCCTTACCTAAATGATAATTATtacatttataaaaaataaaaaaaaatgatagtcGTTGAAGTGGTATAAGAGACAACTGGATCAAATAGTTGAGACTAAAATGTTAAAGATTTtatcccttcttctttttttcttccttgagaaaggactttttgtttttttgagtttttacttCTTCACACCGAAAAAAGAGCTTTTACTTTTACCTTTTATCCTTTTTCCCGGAAGAAAATAACCCTAGTTTTACTCAACAGTCTTAACGGACCTCTCATCCTCTTCCCACTTTCACAGTTTCACAAAGCAAAACCAGCAAGCAGCCTAACCCTATGGTTCTCCA is a window from the Rosa chinensis cultivar Old Blush chromosome 2, RchiOBHm-V2, whole genome shotgun sequence genome containing:
- the LOC112187583 gene encoding pentatricopeptide repeat-containing protein At1g08070, chloroplastic, producing MLQLTPSHFLPPPPPPLSPQNLSFSLLQSCKTLQEATQLHALSLKTGAFTNPLIASRLFSLYADPKINHLTYARSVFTQIQDPNLVSWNVLIKSHVTNQRSHDAVVLFRDLVRHHAPDNFTLPCVIKGCARLNAVEEGRQIHGLGLKIGLGLDKFVQSSLVSMYSKCGEIEFARKVFDEMRERDLVAWNSLIDGYARCGRVDVAVELFDQMEERDSFSWTVLVDGLSKCGNVEKAREVFDRMPDKNLVSWNAMINGYMKARDFETARELFSQMLTRDVITWNSMIAGYEFNGRFAEALELFREILEEDLRPTPATLVSVLSAVSGLAALSKGRLVHCVMVKHGFELDGVLGTSLIEMYYKCGSIDSAMAVFRGIQRKKVGHWTAIIVGLGMHGMADQVLQLFLEMRKNGMEPHAITFVGILNACSHAGLVDLGRYYFNMMIKDYGIEPTIEHYGCFVDILCRAGCLDEAKNVIGSMPMKPNKVIWMSLLSGARIHGNVEIGDYAAQHLIEVSPDTIGCYVVLSNMYAAADQWEKVSQVREMMKKRGVKKDPGCSTIEHRGMLHEFIVGDKSHPQTKEIYSKLSEVREKLKSAGHVPDTSQVLLCLEDEKEKEAELENHSERLAIAFGLINLEPRSPIRIIKNLRVCNDCHSVTKLLSKIYNREIVVRDNSRFHHFANGSCSCKDFW